One Cryptomeria japonica unplaced genomic scaffold, Sugi_1.0 HiC_scaffold_165, whole genome shotgun sequence genomic window carries:
- the LOC131057089 gene encoding xyloglucan endotransglucosylase protein 1 produces the protein MDLILCALLLSLALAFSHLVSANFYNDFDITWGNDQAKILDNGQRLQLTLDQSSGSGFQSKNEYLFGKIDMQIKLVPGNSAGTVTAYYLSSQGDKHNEIDFEFLGNLSGDPYIMHTNVFSQGKGGREQQFYLWFDPTADFHTYSLLWNPQQIMFSVDGTPVRVFKNSEDLGVAYPKNQAMRIYSSLWNADNWATRGGAVKIDWSKSPFVASYGNFKAETCSASSDCSVNSWYGAEALESSEQQKLEWVRENYMIYNYCSDSKRFPQGFPAECTR, from the exons ATGGACCTCATTCTATGTGCTCTCCTCTTAAGCCTTGCACTTGCATTCTCCCACCTTGTCTCTGCAAATTTTTACAATGACTTCGATATCACATGGGGAAATGATCAGGCTAAGATACTTGACAATGGCCAACGCTTGCAGCTTACTCTCGATCAGTCCTCAG GTTCAGGGTTCCAATCCAAGAATGAATATCTATTTGGCAAGATTGATATGCAAATCAAGCTGGTGCCTGGTAACTCCGCCGGTACTGTTACTGCATACTAT CTCTCGTCACAAGGGGATAAACACAATGAAATAGACTTCGAGTTCCTGGGAAATCTGTCTGGAGATCCCTATATTATGCACACCAATGTTTTCTCACAAGGAAAAGGCGGTCGGGAGCAGCAATTCTACCTTTGGTTCGACCCAACAGCAGACTTCCACACTTACTCCCTGCTCTGGAATCCCCAACAAATTAT GTTTTCTGTGGATGGAACTCCAGTGAGAGTGTTCAAGAACAGCGAAGATTTGGGCGTTGCATATCCGAAGAATCAAGCGATGAGAATATACTCAAGCCTGTGGAACGCAGACAATTGGGCAACCAGAGGCGGTGCAGTGAAGATCGACTGGAGCAAATCTCCATTTGTGGCATCTTATGGAAATTTCAAAGCAGAGACATGCTCTGCCTCCTCTGATTGCTCTGTGAATTCATGGTATGGTGCAGAGGCGTTGGAGTCGAGTGAGCAGCAGAAACTTGAATGGGTGCGCGAAAACTACATGATTTACAATTACTGTTCGGACAGTAAAAGGTTTCCACAGGGCTTCCCTGCTGAATGCACTCGCTAG